The region CGAACGTTTTATATCAGGCATTCTGGAAAGCCCGTTTCCTGATTTCCAAATTGCAGCATTTATACCCTTCACAATTCGATGTCGCATCCGTTTTCGTCTACGTTTTCGCTGTTCCGACGTGTTGAGGTTACAGGGTTGCGGATAAACAAGCGGTGCTAACGCTGCATGTCGAATTGGGTTGCTATGTATCTGCTCAATGACGGAAGCCTGCGCTGTAATCCGGGCGCGGTTTATGGGGAAAAGCCGTTTGTAGATAGGGAATCCATGGCGGAGTTTGTTATCAAAACGGCGAAACGCGTTTTCAACGTTCCATCTTCGGCTATAACTCGCATCAATTGCCTTTAAATCAATACGTTCCTCATTGATATTCGTCACATACCCGTGAACGACGTTGATACCGTGGACGGCATTGCCATCTTTATCGGTAATAGCGATGTTCTCTGTATCACGCATGTCTAAAATAGTATCTGTCAAGCCGGTAAGACTGAAAAGCTCAGGCTGGTATTTCTCTGCGCTTTCAACGATGGTGCAGTAACGGCGCGGGAAAACGATATCCGCGTCGCGGAAGGAGCGAAACTTGAACCAAATTTTCTTGTAATTGTTTATGGCGCGCCTGTCTCGAATGGCGACACGCTCGAAAGGGTCTATATTACGCTTGATGACAGGAATGACCTCAAGTCTTTGAACACTGAAGGCACCGATATGGTATTTGTACTCATAATTCTTTTCCCACTTCGGTGAGTCTTCTGTCAACCGAATGCGTCCGAGTTGGATGGTATAGGGCGTATTGTTTTCAAAGATGATTTCATCACCTTCTGCGCGACACCGCAAGCCGCGGTCGTCCCGGCGGTTGAGGTTTGCGAGATCCTTCTTAAATTCGTGTTCATATTCCCATTCGTCTGTGTAGCCGTTGTTGTCTTTATCCTTCACATCCATGAGCGCAATGTGTTTCTGATTGTAATCTTTGAGGATAGCTGTGTACTCAGCGGCGTGTTCACCGAAACGGACTCGGACTTTGACGCGCGTTCCAATCAGGCGTTCGATTAAACGCTCATAACTCTCCTGCTCCAAGTAACTTGTAGATTCATCTTCCAAGCTGCCGAGCCTTTTTTCGAGGTTGCCGCCAGTGTCTTCATAGGCGTTAGCATACCTCTCTAAACGTTTGTTCGCACCTCTTGTGAAACTGCTCCATGCCATGCTAATGGCTTCTTTCAATGCCTCGTTGAGCGCGATAAACATGTTCCGAATTTTTCGCCCAATTTTGTAGATAAGGGGTGGATGGTAGACGCGCTCAAGTTCCCACGCCCGTTCTCTGAGTTCACGCTCATTCATTGAATCGTGGTAACGGATATAGGCAACGATCCCCTCATCACTCTCACCATTGGTGAAAATGTAACTCGGGGCGTGTCCGCGCTGCCGGGATTCCTCAGAGATGATCTCCATGCCTGTGAATTCCAGCCGCATGGTGCCTCGATACCGTCGACCGTCCTTCATCTGAAAAACGACGTACTTATTCAGAAGCTTCTTAAGGAGTTTATCCTTTTTAAAGAGCCTGATTATATATCCAATGCTACTGATTATAAAAACGAGGAGGATGACACCGACGTAGACCTGCGAATTCGACCACCAACTCTGTGCCTGTTTTTGGACCTCCTCAACGACATTGGATTCTTGTCCGAACGCTGGGTGCAGAAATATGAAAAGGATCGAAACAAGAATGAAGCATGCTCTTCTCCCTATAGAGATTTCATACCTACGGGGTGAAGAGGGGCATATGAATGTATTTAGAAAGCCTTTCATCATCAAGCCTCCATTTTCTTTCTACAGAGATTTCACCCTTGACTCCCCTTAATCAGGGGATAGGGGTGAGGAAAGCCTTTTAACCGACAACTGACGACTGACAACCCTTAAAAAATATGAACTCCGTTTTCGGCGGCGATTCTCCGGACATTCGCGTTCGCGAGTGGTATTTTCTCTGCGGGAAGATGTTCTATCAATCCGTAGCCATTCGGGTAGAGTGCCTCAAAACGTTTTAATGCGACACCGAGTGCCAATTCACCCGCACCGGGTACCTCCTCATTGAGGTGGAGCACTAAACCGTTCTGCACGCTGATGTCTTTAATATGTGCCATCGGTGCGACCGGTCCCATAACATCAAAAATGTGGTTAAGCCGTGCTTCGCTCTCATAGACCTGCCGAAGTGTTTGGAAGTGGTTGACGAAATCCATGACGATACGAAGCCTCTCGGAACCGACACGCTCCACCACTTCACGACATGTTTCGGGTGAATCCATGATTGAAACGGCATGTGTTTCCATAACAAGGGTCAACTCGTGTCGTTCGGCATGCTCTGCAATCGGTTTCAATGTGTCAATCAGACGCTCCATCGATGCTGGCAGATGGTTATCTCTATGGGAGGTCCAGGCCCCGTCGGGATTGAGACTCCCTGCACGAAATAGATAATGGTGTGCGTTGAGTGCGGCAGCCGTTGGTATGCCACGTTGGACGCTGGCGATACCTGCTTTTCGGATATCGGCATCGGGATGGAAAAGGCACTCTTCATAAGTTATGCCGAATTGCACAAGGTCCAGTTCCGCGGTTTCTAACATTTGCACACAGCGGGGGACAGCATCTGGTGGGACAGACGGAATCTCCGCGCTATTGAAATGGAAGCTTAAACCGGTAAACTCCAACGCTTTGATTTTTGCGATTTCATCCGATGTGAGGGTGCGAAAATCCCCACAGAGTCCAACAACACCGAGTCTCATATTTTAATTATTCCTTGCGGTTCGGTTAGGATAATTGGGTAACGAAGGTTACTGTGCGTATATCCGCCTGCGTATTTTTGCTTGGGGTTTTTGATAGGGGTCTTTGCTTGGGCATTTCTGCGTATTTCTGCGTATTTCTGCGTATTGTTGCAGGCTATCCGTTTTGGTTCGTCATTTCAAACGCAGCTACTTTAATGCCACCTGCAGCTTTTCCAATAGGTGCTTTGCGTGCTGGAGATCTTTCGTCTCAAAACCTTCTGAAAACCATACGTATATCGGTCTCAGTAAATTGTACGCCTCCCGGTAACGGTCTTGCGTGCACCACAATTCGCTCAGACTGAGAGCGGCTCGGAGTTCCCAAGATTTTGCGCCTTGTCGGCGTGCTATTGCTAATGCCTCCTGAAAATAGGATTCAGCCTTCTCAAAAGTGTTGTAGGAGGGGTTTGTAACCCCGAATTCCCTCTCACCAACCGCCTCGGGCTCTTTACCGAGGACAAAACAGAGTTCGCCTTTCCGACGAGTGAGTTCCGCATCATAGGCACGCTCACCCGTTCGTGTGACGACGCTCAAGGCAGAATCAAGTGTTTGTAAGGCTAATGTATACTGTCCTGCGCGTTGATATGCTTGTGCGAGCAGCGTGAGAAAGAGCGGCAGCAGTAGTTCGGCTCGTGTTTTTTCCCATGCCGCAATGCCCTTACGTATCATCGCGATGCCCGCTTCCGAACGATTCAACTCTGTGAGTGCCCAGCCTTTCATCACTGTTGCGGCGGCTTCCCACAGGGAAAATCCGTGTTCTTGACATATCCGCAGCATTTGCGTTGCGGTGGTCTCCACCATCTCGACTTCGTTTTTATGTTGATAAAGCACGGCTTTAAAGTGGAGCAAGACAGCGTCACTAAAAGGATGGTTTCTATCCTCCCCGATCTTCGCGGCTTCGACAAGGCGTTCTTCTGCTTGCAACGGATAGCCAAGACACCATAAGAGGGGGGCAGAATACGCTAGCAGGGTCGTCCCGGGATCCGCTACGAAGTGTAGAAATGTTGGGACCGGGTGTTGCTGCGGTTGATACAGTTCAATTCCTGCTTCAAGATGTGCCAACGCCTCTTTGAATTCACTTAAATAGTAAAGGGTCGCGCCGAGGGCTCGATGTGCTTCGACCTCAAAGGCAGCGTCTTCGGCTTGCTTGGCAATTACAAAGCACTGTTCACCAAGTTCATGTGCGGAGAGGAAGCGTCCGCGCACGAGATGAGAGAGCCATAATCCAAACAGAATGGGAAAACGGAGGTCCTTTACGCGATCAAGCGAAGTATCGGCATCCTTTCCTAAGATCGATTCCTGACTTTCAAGGGTTTCCAAGAGCTCTCTCGCTCGCGTATAGGCACCCTCAACTTCCGGAGCGGCATATCCTTTTGTTGCAATCAGCGCGCTGCCGAGGATCGTCTGTAGTTCCAATTCTTGCTGAGCG is a window of Candidatus Poribacteria bacterium DNA encoding:
- a CDS encoding TIM barrel protein, whose product is MRLGVVGLCGDFRTLTSDEIAKIKALEFTGLSFHFNSAEIPSVPPDAVPRCVQMLETAELDLVQFGITYEECLFHPDADIRKAGIASVQRGIPTAAALNAHHYLFRAGSLNPDGAWTSHRDNHLPASMERLIDTLKPIAEHAERHELTLVMETHAVSIMDSPETCREVVERVGSERLRIVMDFVNHFQTLRQVYESEARLNHIFDVMGPVAPMAHIKDISVQNGLVLHLNEEVPGAGELALGVALKRFEALYPNGYGLIEHLPAEKIPLANANVRRIAAENGVHIF